The proteins below are encoded in one region of Saccopteryx leptura isolate mSacLep1 chromosome 1, mSacLep1_pri_phased_curated, whole genome shotgun sequence:
- the LOC136388009 gene encoding LOW QUALITY PROTEIN: olfactory receptor 52N5-like (The sequence of the model RefSeq protein was modified relative to this genomic sequence to represent the inferred CDS: inserted 2 bases in 1 codon; substituted 2 bases at 2 genomic stop codons) produces the protein MLASNISYVAPKSFILNGIPDLERVHVWIFLPFCTMYIISLVGNLGLVYVIDHKESLHRPMYFFLAMLSLIDLFIYTTALPNALCIFRFNLIXINFNACLVQMFFVHGFTGVESGVLMLIAXYVAICYPLHYATILPNSIILKAGIATFLRGVLLMIPFPFLVKSLPFFQSNIISHTYCDHMSVVKLSCARIKVNVIYGLMVALLIGVFDICFISVPYTMICXAVFSLSSADAQKKVFSTYTAHISAIIIPYVIAFFTFFTHHFGGHTIPPSPHIIVANLYLLLSPTLNLIVYGVKTKQIQDNVKKLFQGEKGESINI, from the exons ATGCTGGCTTCCAACATTTCATATGTGGCCCCCAAATCTTTTATTCTTAATGGAATTCCTGACTTGGAAAGAGTTCATGTGTGGATCTTCCTTCCATTCTGCACAATGTATATCATCTCCCTCGTGGGAAACCTTGGTCTTGTGTATGTCATTGATCATAAAGAGTCCTTACATCGTccaatgtatttctttttggcCATGCTCTCCcttattgatctttttatttacacCACCGCTTTACCCAATGCACTCTGCATCTTCCGGTTTAATCTCATATAAATTAACTTCAATGCTTGCTTAGTTCAGATGTTCTTTGTTCATGGGTTCACAGGTGTGGAGTCTGGTGTGCTCATGCTCATAGC CTATGTGGCCATTTGTTATCCATTGCATTATGCTACCATACTCCCTAACTCAATCATTCTCAAAGCTGGGATTGCCACCTTCTTGAGGGGTGTGTTGCTAATGATACCCTTTCCATTCTTGGTCAAAAGTTTGCCCTTCTTCCAAAGCAATATTATTTCCCATACATATTGTGACCACATGTCAGTGGTGAAGTTGTCCTGTGCCCGCATCAAGGTCAATGTCATCTATGGTCTGATGGTTGCCCTCTTGATTGGAGTGTTTGACATCTGCTTCATATCTGTGCCTTACACTATGATCTGCTAGGCAGTGTTCAGCCTTTCATCAGCAGATGCTCAGAAGAAGGTCTTCAGCACCTACACAGCCCACATATCTGCCATTATTATCCCTTATGTTATAGCATTCTTCACTTTCTTTACCCACCATTTTGGAGGACACACTATTCCTCCTTCTCCTCACATCATTGTGGCTaatctttatcttcttctttctccaactCTGAACCTTATTGTGTATGGAGTAAAGACAAAGCAGATACAAGACAATGTCAAAAAGCTCTTCCAGGGTGAGAAAGgtgaaagtataaatatttaa
- the LOC136388805 gene encoding putative olfactory receptor 56B2 has product MFQNLKAFNISMLQVSEFILMGFPGIHSWQHWLSLPLALLYLLALSANTLILIVINQEPTLHQPMYHFLGILAVVDMGLATTIMPKILAILWFSAKAISLPECFLQMYVIHCFVGMESGIFVCMAVDRYVAICRPLHYPSIINESFVVKATLFMALRNTLATIPVPVLAAQRHYCSQNQIEHFLCSNLGVTSLSCDDRTINSLYQIILAWTFMGSDLGLIIISYALILQSVMKLNTAEAASKALSTCASHLILILFFYTIIIVISITRSAIMTAPIIPVLLNVLHSVIPPALNPMVYALKNRELRQGLYKVLKLDFKNS; this is encoded by the coding sequence ATGTTTCAGAACCTCAAAGCTTTCAACATCTCTATGCTCCAGGTCTCTGAGTTCATTCTGATGGGATTCCCTGGAATTCACAGCTGGCAGCACTGGCTCTCCCTGCCCTTGGCTCTGCTCTACCTCTTAGCTCTCAGTGCCAACACCCTTATCCTGATTGTCATCAATCAAGAACCAACATTGCACCAGCCTATGTACCATTTTCTGGGCATCCTGGCCGTGGTAGACATGGGCTTGGCGACCACTATCATGCCCAAGATATTGGCCATCTTATGGTTCAGTGCTAAGGCCATCAGTCTCCCTGAGTGCTTTCTGCAGATGTATGTTATACATTGTTTTGTAGGCATGGAGTCGGGTATCTTCGTCTGCATGGCTGTAGATAGATATGTAGCCATTTGTAGACCACTACATTATCCATCAATAATTAATGAATCTTTTGTGGTCAAAGCAACTTTATTCATGGCACTCAGAAACACCCTAGCTACCATCCCAGTGCCTGTACTGGCTGCTCAGAGACACTATTGCTCACAGAACCAAATAGAACATTTTCTGTGTTCTAATCTCGGTGTCACTAGTCTATCCTGTGATGATAGAACAATCAACAGCCTTTACCAGATAATTCTGGCCTGGACTTTCATGGGAAGTGACCTGGGTTTGATTATTATTTCATATGCTTTGATACTTCAATCTGTGATGAAGCTGAATACAGCAGAAGCTGCATCCAAGGCTCTAAGTACCTGCGCATCTCATCTCATCCTAATCCTATTCTTCTATACAATTATCATTGTTATTTCCATCACCCGTAGTGCAATAATGACAGCTCCCATCATTCCAGTGCTACTCAATGTACTACACAGTGTCATTCCTCCTGCCCTCAACCCTATGGTGTATGCACTAAAAAATAGGGAGCTCAGACAAGGTTTATATAAGGTTCTTAAGCTAGACTTCAAGAACAGTTAA